From Gossypium raimondii isolate GPD5lz chromosome 11, ASM2569854v1, whole genome shotgun sequence:
ttattttaatatttaataattttatatattttttatttattgaaattttttatatagtaccATATATGTAAGAGTATAATCAACGATTTGACAGTAAAAGTAATAagaaattcaatataaaatattatttccgGTATGACAGGATATGattgattatttaatatatcaaaatttaatgttgGTTCATTAGAACCGTATAAACTGGGACGCAAAACTCCTATTAATAGAAAAACGGAACCGCCTGCAgtgtacaaaataaaatttgtagcCGAGTATAGACGTTTCTTCCCCATCATGGATAGAAGTAGATAAATGAGAATTAATTCAAACTCCCAcatgatgaaaaaaataaaaggtctTAAGAAGAAATGATCCTATTTGACCACTGCACATTGTTAGcatcaagaaataaaataattgcgAATCTCGAGTAACTGACTAAATCGCCAAAGTTGCTAAAGTGGTAATAAAACCTATCAATTAAATGGACCCATAAAAAGTCCATCTATTCCCGATCTCCTCTAAAAATGATAATGCATCTAAATACTAAGTCCATCCATTTCAGAATTACAGACACTTTAATTCATTTTGGTCCAATAAAAGAAAGACATAACAGtttatttgacttttttaactttaaaaaaatcattttagttctctatttaaatttttatttttagcccttaaatttgtaacttttttactttattaacgttcacttaattaatttttaaattttaaaataaaaactataaaactattttaaaattaaaatttaaaagctattttaaatttaacgtTCACATGTATGTCGGGTCTATTTTAGAGTGGTTTGATAGTAAGATAAATTTAagagttaaaattattttttatgcaaaTTAGGAGCGATCATTATGCCTAAAAAGAAAAGCTATACAAATAACTGGGGGGACGgaaaaaatgggagggtgcaataATTTCATGGACTCGGACCTCTTTAATTTCCACTTTCATTGTCTTTTCCCAGCAACAACCACTTGGGGTCCACCTTCTTTACCATAATCCAATGTCTTCCAAGTGATAGCCTGAATTATTGGATGCTAAAAAAAACCTTTGTGCCAACTTCTTCAACTTTCACTAATTACACAGAATccatctctctttctttctattttggtcCCTGGGTTTCGATTTTGTCTTTGTTCAGTTcaataattatctaattaacaGTTAactaaactttcaaaaaaatattaattgactCCTAACTGAATTAATTCGATTAACCGTTTGATTAATCGAattcagtcggttaaccgaattaattcgaTTTTACCCGAAATTTACACACCCCTAATAATTTaacaagaattaaataaaagaaataaaagaaagaaatttacaAACTGTTATTTCTTACAAATAAATtcccaaaataaagttttcaaaagatAGATCATGGTCCATCTAGTTATTCAATCCAAAACTTTTACGATAACTCGTATTTCAGactctttttcactttttaagtttattttataccgaatcagaaatcaaataataaatcaaaaattcaCCACATCTTATTAAAGAACTTATCAAAATTAAGCccaataaatatatcaattaggCCTATTATCAAACATACTTTTCTATAATATAATTAGTATAAACACACTTCTCCATAGAAAAAGGTTttctcataattaattaatataaagatgttttccaataaaaatacaatttattaaatttcatttttattgattttagttaaaaaatggAACATTAATCACTATAATTAAGAGTTTAATTTATGATCacatcatatattataaaaacatgatgtaaaaatataattattttggagGAATGATAGTATAAAATTGAGATACAATGACATTtgtattcattttaataatttaatttcacatcaatatttttattctgaattttaatatttttatttgtattagtatttttccaaaatttaatttaatcttaagaTTTGTGTTGGATGCATTCTAACTAACAGTGCATGAAGCTATAAGAAGGTACATCCATTTTAGAGTTACAGACACTTTAATCTACTTTGGTCTCGTAAAAGAAATACATAAAGATTTAGCTATCTaactttatgaaaaataattagcttttaaatttatatttttttattatatcacctcaaaataaataaaaaattaatgtttttatctGATATTGTATATACTTTAagttttctatatattttgaaatgatttaaaaaatatatataaatttaatgattaaaatagaagaaaaattaaattgaccTCTTTAATTTCCACTTCCGTTGTCTTTTCCCCATCAACAACCACTTGGGGTCCCTCTTTTTCACAATCCACTGCCTTCCCAACTCGTAGTCTGAATTATTGGATGCTTAAAAAATAGTGCCAACTTCTTCAACGTTCTCTAATTTTGCAGATTCCatttccctttctttctttttttttgttcccTGACTTTCCATTTTGGCTTTGTTCATttctctcttcatcttctttctcATAATTCCACCATGTCTGTCATTGGAGAGGCTGCTCTTTCTGGGTTCCTGGACCTGTTGTTGGGCAAATCGCTCGACTCTGCACTCAAATTTGTTGCTAATCACAACCAACTCCACCAGCAGCTCAAGCAGTGGCAGTCCATATTGCCTGATATCCAAGCAGTGTTGGACGATGCAGAGGAGAAGCAGATCAAGAACATGGGTGTGAAGAAATGGTTGGAGGATCTCCAGGACTTGGCTTACGATGTGGATGACATCTTGGATGAGTTCGCTTATGAAGAGTTACGTCTCAAGCTCAACAAATCGCAAGCTCTAGCCAGCACTAGCAAGGTACGGAAACTCATTCCTACCTGCTGTTCCAGTAGTAATTTCAGTCCCACTTCTTTCCTGTTTAAGAATTCCATGATTCCGAAGGTGAAAGAGATCACTGCTAGACTGAATAGTTTGACTACTCGAAGAAGTAGTTTGGGGTTGAGTGAGATCTTGTCTCAAGCTCCAACCTCCAAGGGAAAGCAACCTAGGCTGCAACCAACTTCCGTACTGGATGGAGTTGTGGAGTATGTTGGCAGACACAAGGAGAAGACAGAAATGATTGAGTTTCTCGAAGGTGATAACTCCAACGGAGTTTCAGTCCTTTCCATCGTCGGCATGGGAGGGATGGGTAAAACAACTCTTGCTCAGCTTGTTTACAATGATGCCACCATCAACCAGTCTTTTCACCACAAGGCCTGGGTATGCGTTTCTGATCATTTTGACGCAGTTAATATAACCAGgacaattttaaaatccatCGATCCTGACTCTCGTGACGAGAATGACTTGAATTTACTTCAAGTTAAGTTGAAGGAGAAGTTGTCTGGGAAAAGATTCTTGCTTGTTTTAGATGACATTTGGAACGAGAATTATGATGATTGGACCATCTTACGGTCTCCGTTTGGAACAGGGACCCATATCATTGTAACCACTCGTCTTCGAATTGTTTCATCTATTGTGGATCCGCTCAAAGCTTTTCATTTGGATAAACTATCGGATGATGATTGTTTATCCATATTTACACAGCATGCATTAAAAGCAAGAAATTTCGATGGACATCTCCAGTTTAAAGAAATTGGAGAGAAAATTGTTAGAAGGTGCAATGGCTTACCTTTGGCTGCAAAAGCCATTGGAAGCTTGCTTCGCACTGTTGAATATCATGGAAAATGGGAAAGAATATATGAGAGTGAGATATGGAACTTACCAGAAGAGCAGTGTGGCATAATTCCAGCTTTGCGATTAAGCTACCATCATCTTCCGTCATACTTGAAACGATGTTTTGCATATTGCTCCATACTTCCTAAAGATTATGAATTTGAGGAAGAAGAAATTATCTTGTTATGGAGAGCAGAAGGTCTCTTGCAACAAAAAGCTATGCCTCAAATTAAAGATCTCggaaatcaatattttcaagatCTAGTGTCCAGGTCATTTTTTCAGACATCCAGTAAAGATAAGTCCCGATTCGTAATGCATGACCTTATCAATGATTTAGCTCAAGTAGTTGCAGGGGAAATATGCTCAAAATTAGAGGGTGATAAGAAATGGAAGTTCTCAAATCGCACTCGACATTCTTCTTATATTGTTGGAACATATGACACAGTGAAGAAGTTTGAAGCATTTGATCAAGTGAATTCTTTACGTACTTTTTTACCCTTAACGTTTTCTAGTGATTATTGGCGGCATTATTTAACTAATGTTGTTTTGGTTGATTTATTGCCAAGACTTGGCTACTTAAGGGTGCTTTCTTTGAGTGGGTATGCCATCACTGAGTTGCctgatgtttttgaaaatttaaaacatcTTCGTTACTTAAATTTTTCGGGCACAGAAATCGAATGCCTACCAGATTCTTTGTGCACTCTTTACCATTTAGAAACCTTATTATTAAGGTGGTGTTACAAGCTTCAAAGGTTACCTTCAAAGATGGGAAATCTTGTCAACTTGCATTATCTTGATATCAGAGGTGCGAACTCAATAGAAAGGATTCCTTTTAGAATTGATAAGCTAAAGAATCTTCAAAGGTTATCTGATTTTATCATAGCGGAAGGTGATGGTTGTCATATtagatatttgaaatatttgtcAAACCTCGAAGGTGATTTCCGTCTTTCTGGGTTGGAGAATGTTAATGGTGAAGATGCAGGGAAAGCAAGTTATATGAGAAGCAGGGATTGATCGACTGGTATTGCATTGGaggaaaaagtttgaaaatgcTTCAAGGAATAAAGAAGTTGAAGAACGGGTGTTGGACTCTCTTTGTCCTCCAAAAAAGCTTGAGCAACTCGTCATTGAGAATTATGGTGGTACAAAATTCTCTACTTGGATTGCAGATCCTTCCTTCAAAAATATGTTGTCATTGAAGCTTCACGACTGTAAAAACTGCAAATCTCTACCATCGATTGGAAGGTTGTTGTTGTTAAAAGATCTTTCAATTAGTCGTTTGGATCAAGTACACAAGATTGGTGCTGAGCTGTTTGGAGAAAATCAATCAAATGCTTTTGCATCATTAGAGTCTCTGCGTTTTGACAATATGCTGAATTGGGAGGAGTGGGACCTATGTGAAGATGATGAGCAAGTATCGAAATTCCCCAGCCTTCGTTTTCTTTCAGTCAGAGAATGTCCTCTATTGCTGGGAAGGTTGCCAACCATCCTTCAATCCTTGCAGACAATTGAAATCTACGAG
This genomic window contains:
- the LOC128034974 gene encoding putative disease resistance RPP13-like protein 1 produces the protein MIPKVKEITARLNSLTTRRSSLGLSEILSQAPTSKGKQPRLQPTSVLDGVVEYVGRHKEKTEMIEFLEGDNSNGVSVLSIVGMGGMGKTTLAQLVYNDATINQSFHHKAWVCVSDHFDAVNITRTILKSIDPDSRDENDLNLLQVKLKEKLSGKRFLLVLDDIWNENYDDWTILRSPFGTGTHIIVTTRLRIVSSIVDPLKAFHLDKLSDDDCLSIFTQHALKARNFDGHLQFKEIGEKIVRRCNGLPLAAKAIGSLLRTVEYHGKWERIYESEIWNLPEEQCGIIPALRLSYHHLPSYLKRCFAYCSILPKDYEFEEEEIILLWRAEGLLQQKAMPQIKDLGNQYFQDLVSRSFFQTSSKDKSRFVMHDLINDLAQVVAGEICSKLEGDKKWKFSNRTRHSSYIVGTYDTVKKFEAFDQVNSLRTFLPLTFSSDYWRHYLTNVVLVDLLPRLGYLRVLSLSGYAITELPDVFENLKHLRYLNFSGTEIECLPDSLCTLYHLETLLLRWCYKLQRLPSKMGNLVNLHYLDIRGANSIERIPFRIDKLKNLQRLSDFIIAEGDGCHIRYLKYLSNLEGDFRLSGLENVNGEDAGKASYMRSRD